Below is a genomic region from Mustela lutreola isolate mMusLut2 chromosome 1, mMusLut2.pri, whole genome shotgun sequence.
TTGTCATTGGTGTCTCCTACCTTGACAACCAGGGAGTTGTTGCTGGAGAGGCTGGGGCTGCCCGAGTCCACCGCCACTATGACCACGTTGAATTCCCGGGTGGTCTCATAGTCCAAAGGGGTCGAGGTGTGCAGAAAGTACTTTTTCTTGTTCTGGTCGCCCTCTGTGTCGCTGGCCGGCTTGAGCTGGAAGGGCACATCACCCACCACGGTGCAGGTGACTACCCCGTTCTCGCCTTGGTCTCGGTCGGACACCTGTACCAGAGCAATGGGGGTGTCGACCAGAACATCTTCGGCCACGTTGGCCACCCCGTCCTTGAGTGGGATACGCCCGATCTTGCGGATTTCAATGGACGGCACATTGTCGTTCTCGTCCTTGATGTTAAGGACCACCGTGGCCTTGTCGGTCTTGGGGGGCTGCCCGCGGTCGCGGGCCATGACCGTGAAGCGCAGCTGGTTCACCTCCTCGCGGTCGATGCGATGCAGGACACTGAGCCAGCCGGACGTCTCGTCCAGTCGCAGCAGCCGCCGCACGGATTCGGTAGCCGCTCCGAACACATACTCGATCTGTCCGTTGACCCCCACGTCCAGGTCCGCGGCACGCAGCTGCAGGATGGGAGTCCCTGGGGCGCTATTCTCGGCTAGGTCAGCTTCATACACGCTCTTCTCGAAGCGGGGGCTGTTGTCGTTCACGTCGGTGATGAGCACCCTTAGGATAGCCTGAGAGGAGCGAGGAGGGTCGCCACCGTCGCGCACCCGCAGGGTCAGCTCGTAGGAATCGCGTTGTTCCCGGTCCAGCGCCCCCTTCACAATCAGCTGTGGCTGCTTCTCGCCATCCGGGGTGTCGGCCACCTGCAGTTCGAACACGCTGCTACGGCCACCGGGGTTGGTCCCGCCGCCGCCCTCTGGTGCGTCCGGCCGCCTCTTGGAGCCGCCCGGGCCGCCGCCGCTCGCGCCGTTCCCGCCGCCCCCGGGGTAGGGGGCGCTGTCGGCAGGCCCAGAGCGCCGgccctcgccgccgccgccgctgccgccgccgccgccgccgccgccaccgcccccGGGCTCCTGGAGCAGCTCGTAGCGCTCGATGCCGTTACGGCCGAAGTCACGGTCCGTGGCGGTGGGTAGCAGGTAGAGAGTGCCCACCGGCCGGTTCTCCTCCACCGTGAGCGTGAGCACCGGTGACGGGAAGGTGGGCGTGTTGTCGTTGATATCGAGTACGATGACCCGACCCTCGAACAGGTCCACCCAGCTCTGCGAGGGCCCGATGACCGACACTTCGAAGTCCAGAAAGCACTCGTTCTCGTCGAAGATCATCTGACACTGGGGCAGCTTCTCGCGGTCGATGCGCCGCTCGCTCGTGCTCAGCTCGCCGGTGAGGTTGTCGATCTTTAGGTACTCCGAGCCCGACTCGAGGCTGAAAGTCACCTCACCCGAACCCGTCACGATGCCCAAGTCCGAGGCGACGTTGCCGATGCGGACGTCCGCTGGGCCCTCCTCAGCCAGTCGATATCGGAGGAGTTGCTTGGCGGCCGCCAGGCTGAGCGAGAGCGGCAAGAGGAGACAGCAACCCAGGCACCAGCCGCGCGCCCACCCCGCGGTCCGCATCCTCAGCAtcttctcctgctgctgctgctactgctccTTCTAATCACAGCCCCCTCTGCGCCCCCCTCCTCCGGGGCCGGCCGCCTGCCCTCCTCCCAGTCCTCTTCTCTCTCCGGGAAAGGAGGAAgcgagaggagggagggggcaagAGCACCGTGCGGAGTCGGCCAGGGGGACCGGCGATagatccttcttctttttttttttttttccttctgcttcttccgAAAGTTATTGTTTCATAATTCATGCAATGGGTGCTAATCGCCCGCTCGCCGGCCGCCGTTCAGTCGCAGTACTCACAGTTCACGGGACACTGCGCGCCGCGGGctcggcgccccccccccccccagagtcATCCCCGCAGCGGGCGAAGGATCCCGGGCTCCGGTTCCCTCTCTGTCGGATGGGGCCGGAACCGCTCCGGCAGGCGGGTGGTGGAGCCGGGAAGCGGCGGGGAACAAGCCTGCAGCCTCCCCCGCCTGCCAACCCTGTTCGTCTTTGCTGCTACTCGAGTTGCGTCCAATTCACGTTCCAGCCACTCACTCCAGACCCAGCTTCTGCTCCGGCTGCCCAGGCAAACGTGAGTTGCTTCCTGCACGAGGCGCCGGGGCCAGCAACAAGCCAGTCTGAACTCTGACTCCGCTCTGGCAGCGGGGGAGCCAGTCAACAGAACGAGAATGAAAAATCCCTGGCAGGTCGCTTCGGgcaccgtgcagtggagaccacTCGCGTCACACAGCGGTCCGCGTCCGGGTCCCCCCCGCGCGCCCAAGAGCAGCCCGAGCCATCGTCAGAGACGCCCAGAGTCAGTCTCTTCTCACCCACAAGAGCTcgggtttctctttttttcttaacaactCTGCGCAAGGTCATTAGTCACGAAGCCGCCGCCTGAAACCGCAGCAGCCGTTCGCCCGCGGGGGCGAAGGCTGAGCCGTGCGCACCGCGCGGTGCCCAAGTTTGGGTTCGCAGCCGCAGAGTCCGTGCCTTTCCTCACCTGCATTCGGCCCGCAATTCGGAGCACTGGGATCTGCAGCGCTGTGCGCGATTCAGGGAGGAGAttgcagcctctctctctctctctctctctccccgctctctctcgatccctcccctccctccctctctctcctccctcctcctccactctcctccctcctctccgttcccctttccccttctcccactctctctcttgcactctccctctctttcctcccagTCCCAACGCTGGCAACTCGGGCTGAACTTGATCCCTTTGCAGTTCAAAGGTGAGCAAACCAAGCTCGGTGCTCAGGCGACGATGGCCTGGCGAAAGCCCCCGGCCGGGCTCCCCCAATGGCAATTAACAAAGATGCCCAATTCTGTCCGGATTTCCGAAGAAAAGCCAAAGGCACTGGGGAGGGGGTGAGCGGGAGGTGGAGTCAGAGACGCTGCcaagtagcttaaaaaaaaaaaagaaagaaaagaaaagaaaagaaaaagaaaaagaaaaaaaaaatccagtttgcCAAGGGGAGAAAAAGTGCCAGTCGGTTGTTGCTTCGGAAGTGCCCCGGCACGGCGGGTGAATTCTGCAGTTGTCTCGTCCCTTTTCGCGTCTGGGAGAGTCTGGTGCGGGCGCGCTCGCCGCCCCTTGGACTGCCAAAGCTCCAAGACACTGAATGGCAAATAGGAAGCTCCCGCTCGCCAGCCGCGAGCCGGAAACCCGCAAGTTTGCCCAAAGTGGTGGCTGCTTCTGGGAGCTCGCAGGCTGATCAAGCTTGTCCCTGaagcggctgctgctgctgcggcggcggcggcggcggtagcAGCCCAGCCACCGAAACTACACACTCGCGGAAAGGGAGGGACGCGGGTTGAGGTGAGAAAGGCAGACAGGAGTACTAACCAGCCGCCCCACTCCGGAAAGCCCAGCTTCAGCTCCGGGGGCCACTCCTTGTGCGCACAATCCAGCCAGCCCCGTCCCCTTTAAGCCAAAGCTTTTCCCCCCTCTTTCCAGTGAGTGCATCCACTGTCATCCCGGGAGACTtgctttcccttcctggggctggtaaatttcctcctctcccttacTAATGCCGAGTGCGTGTGTGAGAGCACTGGAGCGGGTGTCAggaaaggtttctttcttttttttcctcccccttctcagacgatgcccatcccctccccccctccgCCAGTGTCTCCGTTTCGCGATTTAGCATCTTGGTTAGGGCATGGTTAACCGTGGCTTGGGGGATCCCGCGTGCGCCCAGGGAGCCACGTTGGTGTTCTGAGAAACCATGATGGGCTGCAGTGGTTAAGTGAGGACATCAAACtccagagagagccagagaaggaTCCTTTTTTGGGATTGCAGACTTCggagggttggggttgggggtttGGGGTGGTGCCTGTCTTTGTTTAAATGCTTGGCATTCCTGTCATCGTGCTTGCTTAGGGGGTAgaccgtgtgtgtgtgcgcgcgcctgGGGAATAAACACATGTTGGAAGCCTCGGTGTTATTTTCTGAGCAGAAATCTGCAGCCTTTAGTAACTGGCAAAGTGTAGCGTCACCTATCTGGATAAAAGGGAAATAAACTTTAATGGCAACTTTGTGTACCGAAGTGTCCCTAGTTCcgtttctctccttcttttgaCTTTGTGCCACTCCATCGTACATGGTATTCCCCCACGCGAGGCTTCCCGGTTTTCAATCACAGCCACTGCAGTCCGCCTCATCAGATCTCAATTCTCCTTGTGTTTCCTAAACTGTTGTCATTTGCTCTTCATTTATTTCAGCGGCTAAGGGGACCCGTCAGGATTAAGGGGGCTGAGGCAGGCAGGAGATATTTGGGGACAGTCTTACCATCTCAAAAGAGCAAAGAGGCTGCTGCTGGGATTTGGTTGGTCCTCGCCTCGTCTGCCCAATGTATAGGCATCGAAAGGCCTCCTCTTAAAGGAAAATTCAagatgaaaagaggaaaaaaagaaaaaccagtccAGAGTGGGTACTCTCCCTTTACGAGACCTGTGTGAGCAAGCAAAATGACTAAAAACAAACACTAATAAAGTCTACGAGCAGATGTAGCGCGCGGTTGTTTGGGCGGGCACAGCCAGCAGGATTGGGGGAGACACGGCTGAGATTTCCAAGGTCTCCCTATAGGGGATCCTGGAGGGGCGGAGGATGAAAGTGTCAGGGAGCTGGCGAGTATTTTTCAGTCTGCTAAAGCAACTGCACTCAGGATGTAGCGGCTTCTCCTCCCGGGCCAGGCCAGGAACCCGGCCACCCCCACATTCCCCAAGCCCGCTGCCTCCCCAGCCTCTCCGCTCTAGATCTGCAGCATCAGCGAGAAAAACCCCGCGCGCAGACTCAATGCACACCGCCGCAGTCTGgagccggggggcgggggcgggcgccGCAGCGTTTCCTTGGCCCGCTAAGTGGCTGTAATGCTAAATCCTCTTATATTTGGAAAACTCTGGTTTATCAAAATTCTTGCCTCCCACGACAcccggtcccccccccccctccccgggtcCAAGGCGGAAGAGGGAAGCCCTTTCTCCTACGCGGCCTTGCGCCGGTGCATTCCGATGCGCGGCAATATGGTGCAGTGCACTCGCTCCCCTAACCGCCTTTACTAAGATTTTGCAAACTTCTGGCAGCCGCGTGGGCAGAGGCGTTGTACATTCACTCTTCCCTCGCCAGACCATAAACTTGAACAAGCCCCTGAGCATCTTCAAACGTTCGCCCACCGCTCCGGCGCGCAATCTCCAGGCGCACACTAGCGAGGGGCGAAAGAGTGGGAGGCTTATCCCCAGAGCGCGGCAGATTTCTTCCCAGatgacgggggtgggggtgggagtaagagtggggggtgggggtgggggttgtgcaGCGCGTCCTTCACAGTGGAGTGGTTTCCCCCTTGCGAGCGCGAGGTAGTCTCCAGTCCGCCCTCCCTACTCATCCTGACCAACTCCGCCGCCGAGCCAAGCCAGCGTGGGAAATGGGTCCGACGTGTGCGGCATGGAGAACAGCGCGCCAGACTGCCGGGGCCGTGAAGCCTCCCGGCTTTCCACCCTCCCCCATCGGTCCCCGCCTCCGACCTTTCCGCGGGAGCAGCCAAGGACCGGATGGTTTGCCCAGCAGCGCTGTACTTGGGCAAGAAAACGGAataggcggggtgggggtgtgggcgAGGTGAGAGGAGCCCTCGGGGCGCCCTTGCCGCGGTCGGAGCTCCCAGTCCTCTTCCGCCCCCTGTCTGGGGACTGACACTCCAACTCCAGCCTCCCGCCGGCGCGGAGGATGAATGGAGGCGAGAAGctgtttcccccacccccgccccatttCCGCAGTCTTAGAGCCAGTGTCACAAGTGCTCAGCAGTTTCATTAAATGGAACTGGGGGACTTAATCCCCCCCGGTACCAGACCTCACCACGGGAATATGATATCCGGATTCGCTCCCACCCACAAACCCCGCCCGGCTTTTCAGACTCGAGGCAGCATTTATCTTCTCAACCTGAGAGGAAAGGGTTCAGAAGGAAATGGGATCGAAAGTGTAACCGGCTGTAATAAATTAAAGAGCCCGCTGCTGctgtgctgctgttgctgctgctttgGCGGCCGGAGCTGAAGAGAGAAAACGAGATCAGTTTCCTAAAGCCCGAGTTGATCAGAGTGATGGCAGGTCATCGCTTGCATGAAGCCAAGTATTTGAGAGAAGGTTGAAGTGTTGTGGatttggttcttctctctctctctgttttaaagGAATATTAGGAGAAATGACCC
It encodes:
- the PCDH7 gene encoding protocadherin-7 isoform X8 gives rise to the protein MLRMRTAGWARGWCLGCCLLLPLSLSLAAAKQLLRYRLAEEGPADVRIGNVASDLGIVTGSGEVTFSLESGSEYLKIDNLTGELSTSERRIDREKLPQCQMIFDENECFLDFEVSVIGPSQSWVDLFEGRVIVLDINDNTPTFPSPVLTLTVEENRPVGTLYLLPTATDRDFGRNGIERYELLQEPGGGGGGGGGGGSGGGGEGRRSGPADSAPYPGGGGNGASGGGPGGSKRRPDAPEGGGGTNPGGRSSVFELQVADTPDGEKQPQLIVKGALDREQRDSYELTLRVRDGGDPPRSSQAILRVLITDVNDNSPRFEKSVYEADLAENSAPGTPILQLRAADLDVGVNGQIEYVFGAATESVRRLLRLDETSGWLSVLHRIDREEVNQLRFTVMARDRGQPPKTDKATVVLNIKDENDNVPSIEIRKIGRIPLKDGVANVAEDVLVDTPIALVQVSDRDQGENGVVTCTVVGDVPFQLKPASDTEGDQNKKKYFLHTSTPLDYETTREFNVVIVAVDSGSPSLSSNNSLVVKVGDTNDNPPVFGQSVVEVYFPENNIPGERVATVLATDADSGKNAEIAYSLDSSVMGIFAIDPDSGDILVNTVLDREQTDRYEFKVNAKDKGIPVLQGSTTVIVQVADKNDNDPKFMQDVFTFYVKENLQPNSPVGMVTVMDADKGRNAEMSLYIEENSNIFSIENDTGTIYSTMSFDREHQTTYTFRVKAVDGGDPPRSATATVSLFVMDENDNAPTVTLPRNISYTLLPPSSNVRTVVATVLATDSDDGINADLNYSIVGGNPFKLFEIDSTSGVVSLVGKLTQKHYGLHRLVVQVNDSGQPSQSTTTLVHVFVNESVSNATVIDSQIARSLHTPLTQDIAGDPSYEISKQRLSIVIGVVAGIMTVILIILIVVMARYCRSKNKNGYEAGKKDHEDFFTPQQHDKSKKPKKDKKNKKSKQPLYSSIVTVEASKPNGQRYDSVNEKLSDSPSMGRYRSVNGGPGSPDLARHYKSSSPLPTVQLHPQSPTAGKKHQAVQDLPPANTFVGAGDNISIGSDHCSEYSCQTNNKYSKQMRLHPYITVFG
- the PCDH7 gene encoding protocadherin-7 isoform X9, with the translated sequence MLRMRTAGWARGWCLGCCLLLPLSLSLAAAKQLLRYRLAEEGPADVRIGNVASDLGIVTGSGEVTFSLESGSEYLKIDNLTGELSTSERRIDREKLPQCQMIFDENECFLDFEVSVIGPSQSWVDLFEGRVIVLDINDNTPTFPSPVLTLTVEENRPVGTLYLLPTATDRDFGRNGIERYELLQEPGGGGGGGGGGGSGGGGEGRRSGPADSAPYPGGGGNGASGGGPGGSKRRPDAPEGGGGTNPGGRSSVFELQVADTPDGEKQPQLIVKGALDREQRDSYELTLRVRDGGDPPRSSQAILRVLITDVNDNSPRFEKSVYEADLAENSAPGTPILQLRAADLDVGVNGQIEYVFGAATESVRRLLRLDETSGWLSVLHRIDREEVNQLRFTVMARDRGQPPKTDKATVVLNIKDENDNVPSIEIRKIGRIPLKDGVANVAEDVLVDTPIALVQVSDRDQGENGVVTCTVVGDVPFQLKPASDTEGDQNKKKYFLHTSTPLDYETTREFNVVIVAVDSGSPSLSSNNSLVVKVGDTNDNPPVFGQSVVEVYFPENNIPGERVATVLATDADSGKNAEIAYSLDSSVMGIFAIDPDSGDILVNTVLDREQTDRYEFKVNAKDKGIPVLQGSTTVIVQVADKNDNDPKFMQDVFTFYVKENLQPNSPVGMVTVMDADKGRNAEMSLYIEENSNIFSIENDTGTIYSTMSFDREHQTTYTFRVKAVDGGDPPRSATATVSLFVMDENDNAPTVTLPRNISYTLLPPSSNVRTVVATVLATDSDDGINADLNYSIVGGNPFKLFEIDSTSGVVSLVGKLTQKHYGLHRLVVQVNDSGQPSQSTTTLVHVFVNESVSNATVIDSQIARSLHTPLTQDIAGDPSYEISKQRLSIVIGVVAGIMTVILIILIVVMARYCRSKNKNGYEAGKKDHEDFFTPQQHDKSKKPKKDKKNKKSKQPLYSSIVTVEASKPNGQRYDSVNEKLSDSPSMGRYRSVNGGPGSPDLARHYKSSSPLPTVQLHPQSPTAGKKHQAVQDLPPANTFVGAGDNISIGSDHCSEYSCQTNNKYSKQIQDLFQM